A window from Triticum aestivum cultivar Chinese Spring chromosome 6D, IWGSC CS RefSeq v2.1, whole genome shotgun sequence encodes these proteins:
- the LOC123146017 gene encoding auxin-responsive protein IAA9, with translation MELELGLAPPTNTGRPLGGGKRGFGDAFGEDEEQRRTSTTTLPLFDDGSSSSSCDSGSGGGVGGMNKKALVGWPPVSSARSRACGRHVKVWKEGAAIGRKVYLPFHGSYADLLATLARMFPDPAGDRAAGCPHAKSGEMVVTYEDADGDWMLVGDVPWEDFARSVKRLKILL, from the exons ATGGAGCTGGAGCTCGGGCTGGCGCCGCCGACCAACACCGGCCGCCCCCTCGGCGGAGGGAAGAGGGGCTTCGGGGACGCGTTCGGGGAGGACGAGGAGCAGCGCAGGACGTCGACCACGACGCTGCCGCTCTTCGAcgacggcagcagcagcagcagctgcgacagcggcagcggcggcggagttGGGGGGATGAACAAGAAGGCGCTGGTGGGGTGGCCGCCGGTGAGCTCCGCGCGCAGCAGGGCGTGCGGCAGGCACGTCAAGGTGTGGAAGGAGGGCGCGGCCATCGGGCGGAAGGTGTACCTGCCCTTCCACGGCTCCTACGCCGACCTCCTCGCCACGCTCGCCCGCATgttccccgaccccgccggtgaccGGGCGGCGGGCTGCCCTCACGCCAAAAGCGGCGAGATGGTGGTCACCTACGAGGACGCCGACGGCGACTGGATGCTGGTCGGCGACGTGCCGTGGGA GGATTTCGCGCGCTCGGTGAAACGCCTCAAGATTTTGCTCTGA